One stretch of Haladaptatus sp. R4 DNA includes these proteins:
- a CDS encoding sodium-dependent transporter codes for MSDASARTVREQWGSRFGFLMAMLGAMVGAGNIWRMPFTTGENGGGAFLVAYIILLFLIAVPGLMAETVFGSYTDRGVIGAFKSAFGAGRAEGLGLVVVLVNIALMSYYAPIIGWTLYYAAHSLLLTFSQGFASEAFWNSFSGSPLLTVGMDTIAMAATAGVLLFGIKDGIERVVKWMIPFLVLALIAIGIKGLTLPGAMDGLAFAFTPKWEYLSKSSTWIAALGQALFSTGLGWGIALTFGSYLSKNDDVPLGGGVFTAIGNTSVGLLAIFATFPAVFAFGFEPSGGSKLAFVVLPKVFGGMAGGQIWAILFFVGFLFATFSSGLAITEVAVTTISEETRLSRKSTVLAVVGIIWLLSLPSAYSGDFLNTMDFMFGNWGLPLATLLIILTVGWKLEAEPMRVVALNRNSDIHVGRWWVGIIKYLIPIVMVLIMAIYVVTNVSKSLAQTVGGVVLMAVLLVGSVLIMGALRGRGGSRESPETAAEGGD; via the coding sequence ATGTCAGATGCTAGCGCACGGACAGTACGAGAGCAGTGGGGGAGTCGGTTCGGCTTCCTCATGGCGATGCTCGGGGCGATGGTCGGCGCGGGAAACATATGGCGAATGCCGTTCACGACCGGCGAGAACGGGGGTGGAGCGTTTCTCGTGGCGTACATCATCCTCCTGTTCCTCATCGCCGTCCCCGGCCTGATGGCCGAGACGGTGTTCGGGTCGTACACGGATCGCGGCGTCATCGGGGCGTTCAAGTCCGCCTTCGGCGCGGGTCGGGCGGAAGGACTCGGGTTGGTCGTCGTCCTCGTGAACATCGCGCTGATGTCGTACTACGCGCCCATCATCGGGTGGACGCTGTACTACGCGGCCCACTCGCTCCTGTTGACCTTCTCGCAAGGCTTCGCGTCGGAGGCGTTCTGGAATTCGTTCTCCGGATCGCCGTTGCTCACCGTCGGGATGGACACCATCGCGATGGCGGCGACGGCGGGTGTGCTCCTGTTCGGCATCAAGGACGGCATCGAGCGCGTCGTCAAATGGATGATCCCGTTCCTCGTCCTCGCACTCATCGCGATCGGAATCAAGGGACTCACGCTCCCCGGCGCGATGGACGGACTCGCGTTCGCGTTCACCCCGAAATGGGAGTACCTCAGTAAATCGTCCACGTGGATCGCCGCGCTCGGACAGGCGCTGTTTTCCACGGGACTCGGTTGGGGTATCGCACTCACCTTCGGGAGTTACCTCAGCAAGAACGACGACGTGCCACTCGGCGGTGGCGTCTTCACCGCCATCGGCAACACGAGCGTCGGACTGCTCGCCATCTTCGCCACCTTCCCGGCGGTGTTCGCGTTCGGTTTCGAACCGAGCGGCGGTTCCAAACTGGCGTTCGTCGTACTCCCCAAAGTGTTCGGAGGCATGGCGGGCGGGCAGATATGGGCCATCCTGTTCTTCGTCGGCTTCCTGTTCGCGACGTTCTCGTCCGGACTCGCCATCACGGAAGTCGCGGTGACGACGATTTCCGAGGAGACGAGGTTGAGTCGGAAGAGCACCGTGCTCGCCGTCGTCGGTATCATTTGGCTGCTCAGCCTCCCGAGCGCCTATTCCGGGGACTTCCTCAACACGATGGACTTCATGTTCGGGAACTGGGGCCTGCCGCTCGCAACCCTGCTCATCATCCTGACCGTTGGCTGGAAACTCGAAGCCGAACCCATGCGCGTCGTCGCGCTCAACCGCAACTCCGACATTCACGTCGGCAGATGGTGGGTCGGCATCATCAAGTACCTCATCCCGATAGTGATGGTGTTGATAATGGCCATATACGTCGTGA
- a CDS encoding ABC transporter substrate-binding protein, with protein MSGTPPNPSRRDYLRGGGALVVGGLLAGCSDDGSKSANGQTDTSDTGNTSSTAGETTSNDGSPYSVSMSPMGNVEFDGVPKSAFVIFPQYADMAVALGHGDAVNAIYVPEMSGKTMNTYYDRLDGVSFEWKDLPNALGSTLNEEKLYQLDSDVHFADPAYVSTQKNWSKSDIEKVGKNVGPWFGNFYSGTNGEPPKGYRDGYQYYGLWDVFGKVADVFQEKERYDALKKMHDGVISTIEKKLPPKTERPTAVRVTYSDGKFYTYHLNKPGYWLADTRPLAAKDAFAEKDWGSLWGTVDYETMLEVDPDVILHLWGVSPGYYVQDMKKKIQNHPAGGKLSAIENDRFYASGMRYQGPIMNLFQLEMTAKQLYPDQFGEWPGYEKKKPYPEIPEDERLFDRTKLADIVTGK; from the coding sequence ATGTCTGGAACACCACCGAACCCGTCCCGACGCGACTATCTCCGGGGCGGCGGTGCGCTCGTCGTCGGCGGGTTGCTCGCCGGGTGCAGTGACGATGGCTCGAAATCGGCGAATGGACAGACGGATACCTCGGACACCGGAAATACGTCCTCAACCGCCGGGGAAACGACCTCGAACGACGGTAGCCCGTACTCGGTTTCGATGTCGCCGATGGGGAACGTCGAGTTCGATGGTGTCCCGAAAAGCGCCTTCGTGATTTTCCCGCAGTACGCCGACATGGCCGTCGCGCTCGGCCACGGCGACGCGGTCAACGCCATCTACGTGCCGGAGATGTCCGGCAAAACGATGAACACGTACTACGACCGCCTCGACGGCGTCTCCTTCGAGTGGAAGGACTTGCCGAACGCCTTGGGAAGCACTCTGAACGAGGAGAAACTCTACCAACTCGACAGCGACGTGCACTTCGCCGACCCCGCCTACGTCTCCACCCAGAAGAACTGGTCGAAGTCGGATATCGAAAAGGTCGGGAAGAACGTCGGGCCGTGGTTCGGCAATTTCTACAGCGGAACGAACGGCGAACCGCCGAAAGGATACCGCGACGGCTACCAGTACTACGGCCTCTGGGACGTGTTCGGCAAGGTGGCGGACGTGTTCCAGGAGAAGGAGCGCTACGACGCGCTCAAGAAGATGCACGACGGCGTGATCTCGACCATCGAAAAGAAGCTCCCGCCCAAAACGGAGCGACCGACCGCCGTCCGCGTCACCTACAGCGACGGGAAGTTCTACACCTATCACCTCAACAAACCCGGCTACTGGCTGGCCGACACTCGCCCGCTCGCGGCGAAGGACGCCTTCGCGGAGAAGGACTGGGGCAGCCTCTGGGGCACCGTCGACTACGAGACGATGCTCGAAGTGGACCCGGACGTCATCCTCCACCTCTGGGGCGTCTCGCCGGGCTACTACGTCCAAGACATGAAGAAGAAAATCCAGAACCACCCCGCCGGAGGGAAGCTCTCGGCCATCGAGAACGACCGCTTCTACGCGTCCGGAATGCGGTATCAGGGGCCGATCATGAACCTCTTCCAGTTGGAGATGACCGCAAAGCAACTGTACCCGGACCAGTTCGGCGAGTGGCCGGGCTACGAGAAGAAGAAGCCGTACCCCGAGATTCCCGAGGACGAACGACTGTTCGACCGCACGAAGCTAGCCGACATCGTCACCGGAAAATAG
- a CDS encoding GNAT family N-acetyltransferase: MTRVREATREDADEILTLHVAAIRAFGPDAYDEEQVAAWAEKEDGTAGYPIDESGHYLAVAEADEVVGYGHLVPGNDEVRAVYVHPNAARRGVGSAVLSHLEGYARGAGLPRLELWSSHNAVAFYERMGYRPVTEEEEEVTKRYDGRDVALPVVVMEKRLE; encoded by the coding sequence ATGACGCGAGTTCGAGAAGCGACGCGGGAGGACGCCGACGAGATTCTGACGCTTCACGTCGCGGCAATCCGCGCGTTCGGCCCGGACGCGTACGACGAAGAGCAGGTCGCGGCGTGGGCCGAGAAAGAGGATGGGACCGCGGGCTATCCCATCGACGAATCGGGCCACTACCTCGCGGTTGCGGAAGCGGACGAGGTGGTCGGATACGGTCATCTCGTCCCGGGAAACGACGAAGTACGGGCGGTGTACGTGCATCCGAACGCCGCTCGACGAGGTGTCGGGTCGGCGGTTCTCTCCCATCTGGAGGGCTACGCTCGCGGTGCCGGATTGCCCCGACTCGAACTGTGGTCGTCGCACAACGCCGTCGCGTTCTACGAGCGGATGGGCTACCGTCCCGTGACCGAGGAGGAGGAAGAGGTCACGAAGAGGTACGACGGGCGTGACGTCGCGCTCCCGGTGGTCGTGATGGAAAAGCGGTTGGAATAA
- a CDS encoding Lrp/AsnC family transcriptional regulator, translating into MEPKRELLELLLSNARESPTDLARQTGLSESEVESGIEKLEADGVVRGYQAVVDWHNVDDEHVQGEVELNVELDRETGYEEIARRIAKFPQVVSLRLVSGDYDFAIDVEGDSMHDVSNFVSEQIAPIPEVTQTVTHFVMETYKERGIEFEDRDEDDRLSISP; encoded by the coding sequence ATGGAACCGAAACGGGAACTACTCGAACTGCTGCTGTCGAACGCCCGCGAAAGCCCCACGGACCTCGCACGACAGACCGGGCTGTCGGAGTCGGAAGTCGAATCAGGGATCGAAAAACTCGAAGCGGACGGCGTCGTTCGCGGCTATCAAGCGGTCGTGGACTGGCACAACGTGGACGACGAACACGTCCAAGGGGAGGTCGAACTCAACGTCGAACTCGACCGGGAAACCGGCTACGAGGAGATCGCCCGCCGAATCGCCAAGTTCCCGCAGGTCGTCTCGCTCAGACTGGTCAGCGGCGACTACGACTTCGCGATCGACGTCGAGGGCGATTCGATGCACGACGTGTCGAACTTCGTCTCCGAGCAGATCGCACCCATCCCGGAGGTGACCCAGACGGTCACCCACTTCGTGATGGAGACGTACAAGGAACGCGGCATCGAGTTCGAGGACCGCGACGAGGACGACCGCCTCTCGATCTCGCCATGA